The Erigeron canadensis isolate Cc75 chromosome 4, C_canadensis_v1, whole genome shotgun sequence genome window below encodes:
- the LOC122596929 gene encoding uncharacterized protein LOC122596929: MATKPTIATSPTSSSQIGDHFWNKVFDIYNVAVRIKHRPDQITGRWRLIKEQVGKFNSIYKKYDDDRRSGESDAQVMEQARQAYTLEMGGKFTMYEAWTILRDRPKFLSFIGVDGMVIKKKRISCMIKSSDEDQALVNLDEEEPLDTELFGPDIIPRPPPPQQSRKRKRHEHRDPRMRPHLFQVHRLGLTSRTTWKLQTSVY, translated from the exons ATGGCAACAAAACCAACAATAGCTACTAGCCCAACAAGCTC TTCACAAATCGGTGACCACTTTTGGAACAAAGTGTTCGACATATACAATGTCGCGGTTCGAATCAAGCATCGACCCGATCAAATCACGGGTAGATGGCGTCTCATCAAGGAGCAAGTCGGGAAGTTTAACTCTATTTACAAAAAGTATGATGATGACCGACGTAGTGGCGAAAGTGATGCGCAAGTGATGGAACAAGCTAGGCAAGCGTATACTTTGGAAATGGGTGGGAAGTTTACAATGTACGAAGCTTGGACCATTTTAAGAGATAGACCGAAGTTTCTATCTTTTATCGGTGTCGATGGCATGGTGATAAAGAAGAAACGGATCTCTTGCATGATCAAGTCTAGTGATGAAGACCAAGCGCTCGTGAACCTCGACGAAGAAGAGCCACTCGACACCGAACTCTTTGGCCCAGATATTATTCcacgccccccccccccccaacaaaGTCGAAAAAGAAAACGCCACGAACATCGGGATCCTCGGATGCGGCCTCATCTCTTTCAAGTGCATCGACTTGGCCTCACGTCTCGAACAACTTGGAAGCTCCAAACAAGCGtttattga
- the LOC122596027 gene encoding bet1-like protein At4g14600 isoform X3, protein MHADLDDEISGLRKQVRQLKNVASEIESEAKFQNEFINQLQMTLIKAQAGVKNNMRKLNKSIILSGSSHVLHVVLFALFCLFLVYIWSKFSRR, encoded by the exons ATGCATGCAGATCTAGATGATGAGATCAGTGGCCTCCGAAAGCAAGTTAGGCAGTTAAAGAAT GTAGCCTCAGAGATCGAGTCAGAGGCCAAATTTCAGAATGAGTTTATTAACCAGCTG CAAATGACCCTTATTAAAGCACAAGCAGGAGTGAAGAACAACATgaggaaattaaacaaaagcaTCATTCTGTCTGGTTCAAGCCATGTTTTGCACGTCGTCCTCTTTGCCCTTTTTTGCCTCTTTCTTGTCTATATCTGGTCCAAGTTTTCACGAAGATGA
- the LOC122596027 gene encoding bet1-like protein At4g14600 isoform X2 — protein MISLGGGYYGAAPYRSREGLSTRQGTGSDEIQLRIDPMHADLDDEISGLRKQVRQLKNVASEIESEAKFQNEFINQLQMTLIKAQAGVKNNMRKLNKSIILSGSSHVLHVVLFALFCLFLVYIWSKFSRR, from the exons ATGATTTCCTT AGGTGGTGGCTACTATGGTGCTGCTCCATATAGATCAAG AGAAGGGCTTAGCACCAGACAAGGAACTGGTTCTGATGAAATTCAACTGCGCATTGATCCAATGCATGCAGATCTAGATGATGAGATCAGTGGCCTCCGAAAGCAAGTTAGGCAGTTAAAGAAT GTAGCCTCAGAGATCGAGTCAGAGGCCAAATTTCAGAATGAGTTTATTAACCAGCTG CAAATGACCCTTATTAAAGCACAAGCAGGAGTGAAGAACAACATgaggaaattaaacaaaagcaTCATTCTGTCTGGTTCAAGCCATGTTTTGCACGTCGTCCTCTTTGCCCTTTTTTGCCTCTTTCTTGTCTATATCTGGTCCAAGTTTTCACGAAGATGA
- the LOC122596027 gene encoding bet1-like protein At4g14600 isoform X1: MASSSNRGGGYYGAAPYRSREGLSTRQGTGSDEIQLRIDPMHADLDDEISGLRKQVRQLKNVASEIESEAKFQNEFINQLQMTLIKAQAGVKNNMRKLNKSIILSGSSHVLHVVLFALFCLFLVYIWSKFSRR; encoded by the exons ATGGCGTCTAGTTCTAACAGAGGTGGTGGCTACTATGGTGCTGCTCCATATAGATCAAG AGAAGGGCTTAGCACCAGACAAGGAACTGGTTCTGATGAAATTCAACTGCGCATTGATCCAATGCATGCAGATCTAGATGATGAGATCAGTGGCCTCCGAAAGCAAGTTAGGCAGTTAAAGAAT GTAGCCTCAGAGATCGAGTCAGAGGCCAAATTTCAGAATGAGTTTATTAACCAGCTG CAAATGACCCTTATTAAAGCACAAGCAGGAGTGAAGAACAACATgaggaaattaaacaaaagcaTCATTCTGTCTGGTTCAAGCCATGTTTTGCACGTCGTCCTCTTTGCCCTTTTTTGCCTCTTTCTTGTCTATATCTGGTCCAAGTTTTCACGAAGATGA
- the LOC122596930 gene encoding QWRF motif-containing protein 3-like, whose translation MFSSDKPLLEKSRSVKSRHLSPVSSVEQRPSLPPSPNRHAKQKTSVKHKGSLLNGVWPSSTPNSLKSDKENPQAITLADCLGNDRKRDSVRSSFLSKQKSCSEFNRFENIPKKENSLKENHKPIFGGSMRYTGKFRFSAGRSSVSSSSSSSDGVREELAVIMPGRLSVDDNELRRKSYSRMRSDNSFSDDSECSDFGSPIITERNSPASYMAPTLSFRNSMANSPMKSTIKKAMKKANSLSLSSKWNSLAGRSESPPMTTNSTFSSSKPPTSPSKTPKRNFLYMGLDLIKSKKNGSGCLSPLGEGMGMVENVHQLRMLHGSYIRWRYVNARANVVNETLNTKSKNQSLQVWERVVKLQQSVLQKRLQLEKEKLEMKLNFIFHSQMKLLEAWRDMERRHISDVSMTKDCLEAVACRVPLIQGAKMDLQTTAIALRHAADLVSTIMTMTLSLMPTTCEIVPSFTELAKVAVEEKSLLEECFDHFRVISTLEIEEQSLRCSIIGMSSL comes from the exons atgttctccTCTGATAAACCTCTCCTTGAAAAATCCCGGTCCGTTAAATCTAGACATTTATCACCGGTCTCTAGCGTGGAACAACGACCATCTCTACCCCCATCGCCTAATCGTCACGCTAAACAAAAAACATCTGTAAAACATAAAGGGTCATTGCTTAATGGAGTATGGCCTTCTTCCACTCCCAACTCATTAAAATCCGATAAGGAAAATCCACAAGCCATCACGTTGGCGGATTGTCTTGGAAATGATCGTAAAAGGGATAGTGTTCGTTCGTCTTTTCTTAGTAAACAAAAAAGTTGTTCAGAGTTTAATAGGTTTGAAAACATTCCTAAGAAAGAGAACAGCTTGAAAGAAAATCATAAGCCGATTTTTGGTGGATCGATGAGATACACTGGGAAGTTTAGATTTTCGGCCGGTAGATCATCAGTCTCTTCTTCATCCTCATCTAGTGATGGAGTTAGGGAGGAACTAGCAG TTATAATGCCTGGGAGATTATCGGTGGATGACAATGAACTACGTCGAAAATCATACTCTCGAATGAGATCAGATAATTCCTTCTCAGATGATTCCGAGTGCAGCGATTTTGGATCTCCAATCATCACAGAAAGAAACTCTCCTGCATCCTACATGGCACCCACTTTGAGCTTTAGAAATTCCATGGCTAATTCGCCCATGAAATCCACAATCAAGAAAGCAATGAAAAAGGCTAATTCTTTATCATTGTCATCGAAGTGGAATTCATTGGCAGGACGATCTGAATCACCACCAATGACAACAAACTCTACATTTTCGAGCTCCAAGCCTCCAACAAGTCCTTCAAAAACGCCGAAAAGGAATTTTTTATACATGGGTCTTGATTTGATTAAGAGTAAGAAAAATGGGTCGGGTTGTTTGTCACCTCTCGGGGAAGGTATGGGCATGGTGGAGAATGTTCATCAGTTAAGAATGTTGCATGGAAGTTATATTCGATGGAGATATGTTAATGCTAGAGCAAATGTTGTTAATGAAACCTTAAATACCAAATCTAAG AATCAGTCATTACAAGTATGGGAAAGGGTTGTAAAGCTGCAACAATCTGTGTTACAAAAGAGATTACAATTGGAGAAAGAGAAGTTGGAAATGAAACTCAACTTTATATTTCATTCTCAA ATGAAACTGTTGGAAGCCTGGAGAGACATGGAAAGGAGACATATATCTGACGTTTCCATGACCAAAGATTGTTTAGAAGCAGTTGCTTGTAGAGTACCCCTTATCCAAGGAGCTAAG ATGGATCTACAAACAACTGCCATTGCTCTTAGACACGCAGCAGATTTGGTGAGCACAATTATGACTATGACGTTGTCTCTGATGCCCACG acTTGTGAGATTGTTCCATCATTTACAGAGCTAGCAAAAGTTGCAGTCGAGGAGAAATCGTTGCTTGAAGAGTGCTTTGATCATTTCAGAGTAATTTCAACATTAGAG ATTGAAGAGCAGAGTCTAAGGTGTAGCATTATCGGAATGAGCTCATTGTGA
- the LOC122598504 gene encoding syntaxin-125-like, translating into MNDLFSSSFKQYQNDVEAGGGPGNDAIDLDQFFLDVENVKEDMASVEKLYKKLQESNEESKTVHNAKTMKQLRAKMDSDVEQVLKRVKVIKGKLVALDKSNVEHRKVPGCGPGSSTDRTRTSVVSGLGKKLKTMMDDFQSLRTRMNEEYKETVGRRYFTITGEKANDELIENLISSGEGEDFMQKAIQEQGRGQIMDTISEIQERHDAVKDIEKNLIELHQIFLDMAALVEAQGQQLNDIESHVAHASSFVHRGTEQLVEARELQKSSRKCTCIAVALALVLVIVAFYPVWFPMLMRP; encoded by the coding sequence ATGAATGACCTATTCTCTAGCTCTTTCAAGcaatatcaaaatgatgttgAGGCCGGGGGTGGCCCTGGCAATGACGCAATTGATCTTGATCAGTTCTTCCTAGATGTGGAGAATGTAAAAGAAGACATGGCAAGTGTcgaaaaattgtataaaaagcTACAAGAATCAAATGAGGAAAGTAAAACGGTCCATAATGCTAAGACAATGAAACAACTCCGGGCCAAGATGGACTCGGACGTGGAGCAGGTCTTGAAGCGTGTAAAGGTCATTAAGGGGAAGCTCGTAGCCCTTGACAAGTCAAATGTTGAGCATCGGAAGGTTCCTGGTTGTGGTCCTGGCTCTTCAACTGATAGAACCCGTACGTCAGTTGTTAGTGGGTTGGGCAAGAAGCTGAAAACCATGATGGATGACTTTCAGTCATTACGAACTCGGATGAATGAAGAATACAAAGAGACAGTTGGGAGAAGATATTTTACAATAACAGGAGAGAAAGCAAACGAtgaattaattgaaaatttaaTATCTAGTGGAGAAGGCGAGGATTTTATGCAGAAAGCCATACAGGAGCAGGGCCGTGGCCAAATTATGGACACAATCTCAGAAATCCAAGAAAGACATGATGCAGTCAAAGATATCGAGAAAAACTTGATAGAACTCCACCAAATCTTTTTGGACATGGCCGCGCTAGTAGAAGCTCAAGGACAACAATTAAACGACATAGAGAGTCATGTTGCCCACGCAAGTTCATTTGTCCATCGTGGAACCGAGCAATTAGTGGAAGCAAGGGAGTTGCAAAAGAGCTCGAGGAAATGTACTTGCATCGCCGTCGCCCTCGCTCTTGTCTTAGTTATCGTTGCATTTTACCCTGTTTGGTTCCCCATGTTGATGAGGCCTTAA